ACAAAAGTGATGGATATCGTAGATGGTCAGAGTGCAGGAAGATAAAAGGGACAAACTGCATCATAGGACAGAGACTCTTTACTGGACCTAGGCAGCGCAAACTATTATCTCGCTTGATTTGTCATGTCTGTACAGAATCACAAGATGCTTTGTTACAGGTATTCAAATTTGTCAACTCATCTCCATCTCCTTTGTTAGTAATGATATCCATAAGTGTATTCCAGTTGCCTGATGATTGATTTTCCCTGTATGACTGCATTTTGTGATTTCAAAATTTCTTACATTCTCCCATGTCCCTTCTCTGATTTGCAGAAGTAAATTCAGTCTTGAAGTGCGGTGATATTTaatgacaataataattttgtttaacaATAATCTGATTTATATGGTGCACTACATGTATAATGATTGTCTGTCCATGTTTTATGGATTTGTTAACCATGTTGAAGAATAGATAGTCATTAGGAACAAGTGACTCAATATATTATGGAATTACCTTTTATTTATGAGCTTCAAACGATTCTTAGATTGTTTCTCCTAATCCATTTGATGTTACAAACTTACAAAGTGAAAGCTTCACTAGTTTATGGAACATGTTatatcttgattttttttaatactacaTGCTATGTGAATTTGATAAAATGGTAATTACGATGGAATAGCTGAGCGAAATATCATTTTGTTGTGTCATTTGTTTCAGTCCTCACTTGCCTATATTTATGCTCAGGTTTCTAAGTCATATGTCGAGGGCACAACTTCTCTAGAAGAATACATATCTTCTTTGAAGTCTATGGTTCGAATTGGTGTTCTTGTTGAAGCAGTAGGTATTGGCAATGAGAAGGGAGACCTTACTAGGCTTGGTGTGGAACATGGGAAGAACAGTCGGGTGTCTTCAGCTGCAACCAGCAAAGCTTTGTCTTCTCTTGGACCGAGTGATATAATACAGTCTTTAATAGGAGGATATCGGCTTAGCAAAACCAAAAGTACTAAACTCTTCTGGGAAGCTGTTTGGCCCCGCTTACTAGCAAGAGGTTGGCACTCCGAGAAACCAAAGAATCGAGGCTATGTTACTTCTGAAGATTATCTGGTTTTTCTTATTCCCGGTATCAAGAAGTTCTCAAGGAGAAAACTTGTTAAAGGTGATCATTACTTTGATTCTGTTAGTGATGTCTTGAGCAAAGTAGTAGCTGAACCAAATATTCTTGGgcttgaagaagaagacgaagctAAAGTTGGTAGCTTAAATGAGGAAGAGCCAGGAAAGGGATCAAATGAAGTTGATTTATCTGATGATCATCGTCAATGTTACCTCAAGCCCCGATCTTCTCCTTACAAAAAAGATTATACCAAATTCATGGTTATTGATACCAGTTTGGTGCGTGGCGGTATGCCATCTGATCCAATGGAATTGAAATCTGTGCCTATTAATTCAGTGTGTAAACTTGAGGTATATGCTGATGGTAATAGATTTAAAGGGAAAATATATACGAGGAAAGTAAGCCATAGCACGGATATGTCTAAAAGCATTGAACAGAATTCGACAAAGTTAACGCTTACTGATACCAATAGACTTTCTGAAGGAAAACTATTGAAGGTGAAAGCTAAGATGCCAGATGAATTTGACGACGCTTCTACGATGGCTACTGGTCTTTTTAGAGATAGTAAGGGTGGATCTTCAACTGATGATTTACCAAGGATGGTAGAAGCTAAGATGCTGATATGTGgtgaaaataaaatcaatgaaacTGATAGTTGCACAGGTGTATCTAACAGTAGCGCTACCAGTAAAAAAGAAGCATATGATAATAATCCTGATAATGATGCAAACAAGATGGTTGAAAGCCAGAAAAGTCAACACGCCTACGAGTTCGATGATAATCGGCTGAAGAGGATCATAAAGCATCAATTCAATCGGAGAGTAAGATCAAGTGATTCTAATCTTTCAGCTATTCCTATTAAAAGAAGGAGATTGACTGCTTGTGCCAAGGCAGAGAAAAGCCGCATAATTGAGAATTCTTCAGGAGGTTTGGGATCAGATAAACTCGGATTCTCTCGGTCGTCTAGCTTTCCAGATGCCAACAAAAATGTTTATGATCCAACTAGTCATCAACAGAATGGAAGTTCAACTGCTTTTTCAGCAAACAAAATTGTGGAAGAGATTGCCGCTGTCTTTAACTCTCCTATCATGAGCCACAACTCTGGTATGGTGAGCAAGGTTTTAATCTCTCCTACCATGAACATGGCTGCTGCTTCTGTTCTTGTTCCACCCTCAAAGCCTAGCTCCTCTACCCTACCCAATATTCCAACACATATTGGATCGATTGACTCCATCAATCAACAAGGAGAACCAAAGGATAAAGCTGCTGCTACTCAAAAGGATGTGAGTCGGCTGGAAAAGAATCAAAGGAAGATGAGAAAGGATATCAAAAAGTTGCTTGCAGTACAAGAAATAATTCAAAAGCTTCTCCTTCGCGTCCTTGAGAATCAAGCTAATGTTTTTTCTGCTGTTCCTCCAGTAGAAGACCAACCTCTGCCTAAGCCGTCCACATCATTTTCTTCGCCGTCTAAGTAGTTTTACTACTTATGTTCCTTATTTTGCTAATGACAAAAGGATGCTTAGTGATCAATTCTGATCTTTTAGGATCTTTTTGGTGAAGTCTTTTTGGCATACAATCAACAAATGAAGGTGTTTCACATTGTTATGATTGTTGGTTTGTAGGATTAAGAatgttctttttttctttttgaactATTGTACTTTCATGATCATGTTGTAGCCATAATATTTTGAATTAGTGAAAATTACAGTTTTTGGTTTGATACTTGTTCTTAATTATTATAGATCTACACTATATCTTTGAGTTCAGAATCACTAATCTCATCTCAGAAACATGTGCACCTACAGTTGCTTGGTCACAAAGTCTCCTATGTAGACTAAGAAGCAACGACTAATTTTTAGCTTGATCTCGAGGATCCTACATGGACAAAGAGCCACAGCCATATTGAAGCTTGGCCTCCAAGATTAGAAGGAACAAACTTCTCTATAAAAGGAAACCAATCACACCCAAGCTCATACACTATATCTTTGTATAAATCTTTTAAGTGTGTTGCAAACATAGTTAGTTGCAAACACTTTTAATCTTCCTTGGACATTCTGCTATTCACcgaggtggaatttctagccattagaTTACTTGACAAACACAATAATATAATTAGTGATTAATAATCACAAACTGAATTAACCTATAATTTAAATTTGGCTTTCACCACAAGTTTAATCTGATCTCGGGGTCGattttggcatcaagtggttccagcccctcccgatcgcagttcaGGAGATCGAATCGTGATTCTTCGTACCAAGTttagtgtcaatcaccactgaactaactaacgattgattaACCTATTATTTAAATGTCATTAAACATCTAATTTTTAACGCAATGTG
This genomic interval from Trifolium pratense cultivar HEN17-A07 linkage group LG6, ARS_RC_1.1, whole genome shotgun sequence contains the following:
- the LOC123890916 gene encoding uncharacterized protein LOC123890916; the protein is MGSLEENDSDIFMEPASYLSRRIGPEYQAEISFVIKKSEQLRMYPADSESVHDKSCSSEISLPFSITWSDADTKSFLLGLFIFGKNFVQIKRFLDNKGMGEILSFYYGKFYKSDGYRRWSECRKIKGTNCIIGQRLFTGPRQRKLLSRLICHVCTESQDALLQVSKSYVEGTTSLEEYISSLKSMVRIGVLVEAVGIGNEKGDLTRLGVEHGKNSRVSSAATSKALSSLGPSDIIQSLIGGYRLSKTKSTKLFWEAVWPRLLARGWHSEKPKNRGYVTSEDYLVFLIPGIKKFSRRKLVKGDHYFDSVSDVLSKVVAEPNILGLEEEDEAKVGSLNEEEPGKGSNEVDLSDDHRQCYLKPRSSPYKKDYTKFMVIDTSLVRGGMPSDPMELKSVPINSVCKLEVYADGNRFKGKIYTRKVSHSTDMSKSIEQNSTKLTLTDTNRLSEGKLLKVKAKMPDEFDDASTMATGLFRDSKGGSSTDDLPRMVEAKMLICGENKINETDSCTGVSNSSATSKKEAYDNNPDNDANKMVESQKSQHAYEFDDNRLKRIIKHQFNRRVRSSDSNLSAIPIKRRRLTACAKAEKSRIIENSSGGLGSDKLGFSRSSSFPDANKNVYDPTSHQQNGSSTAFSANKIVEEIAAVFNSPIMSHNSGMVSKVLISPTMNMAAASVLVPPSKPSSSTLPNIPTHIGSIDSINQQGEPKDKAAATQKDVSRLEKNQRKMRKDIKKLLAVQEIIQKLLLRVLENQANVFSAVPPVEDQPLPKPSTSFSSPSK